A single region of the Marinobacter nanhaiticus D15-8W genome encodes:
- the rpmF gene encoding 50S ribosomal protein L32, whose protein sequence is MAVQQNRKTRSKRGMRRSHDALSKPTLSVESTTGEVHRRHHVSPDGFYRGKQVVESRDE, encoded by the coding sequence ATGGCCGTACAACAGAACCGTAAGACCCGCTCCAAGCGTGGCATGCGTCGTTCTCACGATGCACTGAGCAAGCCTACCCTGTCTGTGGAATCCACCACGGGTGAAGTGCATCGTCGTCACCACGTGTCTCCCGACGGTTTCTACCGTGGGAAGCAGGTGGTCGAGTCCCGCGACGAGTAA
- a CDS encoding Maf family protein, translated as MTTKPLLLASSSPYRKALLERLHLPFTCASPDIDETPKPGETGEELAVRLAEEKAAALADRYPGHLIIGSDQVAQLADGTLLAKPGNHERARQQLAACSGESVLFLTGLALMDADTGSTWNVCEPFRVNFRELDEEEIDQYLSVEQPYDCAGSFRMEGLGIALFKSFEGRDPNSLIGLPLIALIDLLREQKIYPLAIAYRSSRRD; from the coding sequence GTGACCACTAAACCACTGCTTCTCGCCTCATCATCCCCCTACCGAAAGGCCTTGCTGGAACGATTACACCTTCCCTTTACCTGCGCGTCGCCGGACATCGACGAGACCCCAAAGCCTGGAGAAACCGGCGAAGAACTGGCCGTCCGGCTTGCCGAAGAAAAGGCCGCAGCCCTGGCCGACCGTTACCCGGGCCACCTGATTATCGGCTCGGACCAAGTAGCGCAATTGGCGGACGGAACGCTACTGGCCAAGCCCGGCAACCACGAACGCGCCCGCCAGCAACTGGCCGCCTGCAGCGGCGAATCGGTACTCTTCCTGACCGGCCTGGCACTCATGGATGCCGATACCGGCAGCACCTGGAATGTATGCGAGCCCTTCCGCGTCAACTTTCGCGAACTGGATGAGGAGGAAATCGATCAGTACCTGAGCGTAGAGCAGCCTTACGACTGTGCGGGGAGCTTTCGCATGGAGGGATTGGGCATCGCCCTTTTCAAGAGCTTCGAGGGGCGCGACCCCAACAGTCTGATCGGCCTGCCCCTCATCGCACTGATTGACTTGCTCAGGGAGCAGAAGATCTACCCCCTGGCTATTGCTTACCGGAGCTCCAGACGGGACTGA
- the pabC gene encoding aminodeoxychorismate lyase has product MVECIWADQQSLPADDRGLAYGDGLFETIRVHSDQPTLFDYHVRRLFQGAERLSISLAFDDIVDTIQAAVERYGNADDWILKIILTRGTGGRGYRPDPASRPRMIASRHVLPPVPQAGIAVSTSECVLTVDPLLAGLKTLNRLPQVLASQSMPDWAYEALMTSGHGDYLEGTKTNLFARLDDRWVTPPVEQLAVAGVARQAVIDYLDSAGEPIDYRAITPDDLRHTDFQGLAITNSIFGAIPVAEIDGLRLPTGPCLAKIRSFLAEALGF; this is encoded by the coding sequence ATGGTCGAGTGTATCTGGGCCGACCAGCAATCGCTTCCCGCGGATGATCGTGGCCTCGCTTACGGGGATGGTCTTTTCGAGACCATCCGCGTTCACAGCGATCAGCCGACCCTGTTTGATTATCATGTCCGACGTTTGTTCCAGGGCGCTGAACGCTTGTCGATCTCCCTGGCGTTCGATGACATTGTCGATACGATACAGGCGGCCGTCGAACGCTACGGTAATGCCGATGACTGGATACTCAAGATCATCCTCACCCGCGGCACCGGTGGGCGAGGCTATCGCCCGGATCCAGCGTCCCGGCCGCGAATGATTGCGAGTCGTCATGTTCTGCCGCCGGTACCCCAGGCGGGTATCGCGGTCAGCACATCGGAATGCGTGCTTACGGTCGATCCATTGCTGGCGGGGCTGAAGACGTTGAATCGCCTGCCCCAGGTGCTTGCCAGCCAGTCGATGCCGGACTGGGCGTACGAGGCGCTTATGACCAGTGGCCATGGCGACTACCTGGAAGGCACCAAGACCAACCTGTTTGCCCGTCTGGACGACCGATGGGTGACACCACCGGTGGAACAGCTGGCCGTTGCTGGCGTGGCTCGTCAGGCTGTGATCGATTATCTGGATTCGGCAGGGGAGCCTATAGACTATCGCGCCATCACGCCTGATGACCTCAGGCACACGGATTTCCAGGGCCTGGCGATTACCAACAGTATTTTCGGCGCCATTCCGGTCGCGGAAATCGACGGGCTGAGGTTGCCTACGGGTCCCTGCCTTGCCAAAATCCGGTCCTTCCTTGCTGAAGCCCTTGGCTTCTGA
- the plsX gene encoding phosphate acyltransferase PlsX, whose amino-acid sequence MSSITIAIDAMSGDRGAAIAVSAALDAVRENEALSVILVGQQSELEASLSEPHPRIRIVEAVEVVRMNERPSHALRHKQHSSMAVALRLVRDGEAQGCVSAGNTGALMAFGRSLLRMYPGIERPAIVKLIPSLRGRCHVLDLGANVDASAENLYQYALMGSLMAAAVNNLQEPRVALLNVGEEEIKGNEQVRLASHMLAQAENLNYIGYVEGSDLFRDVADVVVCDGFVGNIALKTGEGVASMLMELLDQTFTRTLYGRFIGWLARPTLTRLLKTIDPSRHNGASLLGLQGVVIKSHGNANERAMLAAIRQGYREVRLEVPRRINEQLDELMVY is encoded by the coding sequence GTGAGCTCTATCACCATTGCCATAGATGCGATGAGCGGTGATCGTGGTGCCGCCATTGCTGTCTCGGCAGCGCTTGACGCTGTGCGGGAAAACGAAGCCTTGAGTGTCATTCTTGTGGGTCAACAGAGTGAGCTCGAGGCTTCTTTGTCAGAGCCTCACCCGCGAATCCGGATCGTCGAAGCTGTCGAAGTGGTCCGGATGAACGAGCGCCCCTCCCACGCCCTTAGGCACAAGCAGCATTCATCAATGGCGGTAGCGCTACGCCTGGTACGCGATGGCGAAGCCCAGGGCTGCGTCAGTGCCGGTAATACCGGCGCGCTGATGGCCTTTGGCCGGTCGCTGCTGCGGATGTATCCGGGTATCGAGCGACCGGCGATCGTCAAACTGATTCCTTCCTTGCGTGGGCGTTGTCACGTGCTTGATCTGGGCGCCAATGTCGACGCCTCTGCCGAAAACCTCTACCAATATGCCCTGATGGGCTCGCTCATGGCGGCAGCCGTCAACAACCTGCAGGAGCCGCGGGTGGCGTTACTCAACGTCGGCGAGGAAGAGATCAAAGGGAACGAGCAGGTTCGGCTCGCCTCCCATATGCTCGCCCAGGCAGAGAACCTTAATTACATCGGGTACGTGGAGGGGAGCGACCTGTTCCGCGATGTGGCCGATGTGGTGGTTTGTGACGGCTTCGTCGGCAATATTGCGCTGAAAACCGGGGAGGGCGTCGCCAGTATGCTCATGGAGCTGCTGGATCAAACCTTTACACGCACGCTATATGGCCGTTTTATCGGCTGGCTGGCTCGCCCTACGCTGACCCGTCTGCTCAAGACTATCGATCCTTCCCGCCACAACGGCGCCAGCCTGTTGGGCTTGCAAGGTGTCGTCATCAAGAGCCATGGTAATGCCAATGAGCGTGCCATGCTGGCCGCTATCCGACAGGGTTACCGCGAAGTCCGTCTCGAGGTCCCGCGCAGGATCAACGAGCAGCTTGACGAATTAATGGTCTACTAG
- a CDS encoding S49 family peptidase — MSDWDNDGKNSWGPSQEQRPEPKAAREERPRPESSRDWKLIEKLVMSLQSEQRKSRRWGIFFKVLTFVYLFALLFMFRAPMESGLDASAGAHTALIEIHGPIAADEEANADNIVGALRDAFEAPEAKAIVLRINSPGGSPVQAGYINDEIERLRQVHPDKKVYAVISDIGASGAYYIAVAADEIYADKASLVGSIGVVAGGFGFTGVMDKVGVDRRLYTSGEHKAFLDPFSPEEPEEVKFWNQVLDTTHQQFIEQVKEGRGDRLEDSDELFSGLIWTGEQALGLGLIDGLGSASYVAREIVGQEELVDYSHRPSPFKQLVDELGVSVGSGVANALIQSRLELR; from the coding sequence ATGTCTGACTGGGATAACGATGGAAAGAACAGCTGGGGCCCCTCCCAGGAACAGCGTCCCGAGCCGAAGGCGGCGCGGGAAGAGCGGCCGCGGCCCGAGAGCAGCAGGGACTGGAAGTTGATAGAGAAGCTGGTGATGTCCCTGCAGTCCGAGCAGCGCAAGAGCCGGCGTTGGGGGATTTTTTTCAAGGTCTTGACCTTCGTCTATTTGTTCGCCCTGCTGTTCATGTTCAGGGCGCCGATGGAAAGCGGTCTGGACGCTTCTGCTGGCGCGCATACCGCGTTGATCGAAATTCACGGGCCGATCGCAGCTGATGAAGAAGCCAATGCCGACAACATCGTCGGCGCCCTGCGGGATGCCTTCGAGGCGCCGGAGGCCAAGGCTATCGTCCTGCGGATCAACAGTCCTGGTGGCAGCCCGGTCCAGGCGGGCTATATCAACGATGAAATCGAACGGTTGCGCCAGGTTCATCCGGACAAGAAGGTCTATGCGGTGATCTCGGATATTGGTGCCTCTGGTGCCTACTATATTGCTGTTGCTGCCGACGAAATCTATGCCGATAAGGCGAGTCTGGTAGGCTCCATCGGGGTCGTTGCCGGCGGTTTCGGCTTTACCGGCGTTATGGATAAGGTGGGCGTCGACCGCCGGTTGTACACATCGGGCGAGCACAAGGCGTTCCTCGATCCGTTCTCACCGGAAGAGCCGGAAGAGGTGAAGTTCTGGAACCAGGTGCTCGATACCACGCATCAGCAGTTTATCGAGCAGGTGAAGGAAGGGCGCGGTGATCGCCTGGAAGACAGCGACGAGCTGTTCAGCGGATTGATATGGACGGGCGAGCAAGCACTCGGCCTGGGTCTGATCGACGGCTTGGGCAGTGCCAGCTACGTCGCCCGGGAAATCGTTGGCCAGGAAGAGTTGGTCGACTACAGCCACCGCCCATCGCCGTTCAAGCAATTGGTCGACGAACTTGGGGTTTCCGTGGGCAGTGGCGTCGCTAATGCGCTGATTCAGTCCCGTCTGGAGCTCCGGTAA
- the fabD gene encoding ACP S-malonyltransferase — MKSAFLFPGQGSQSVGMLAEAAETWPIVAQTFSEASEVLGFDLWSICQNGPEDELNSTAVTQPALLTASVALWRQWFVADGPRPDFLAGHSLGEYSALVAAESLNFFDAVKLVRLRGELMQNAVPAGKGRMAAVLGLEDDVVIAACEDAAEGEVVAAVNFNSPGQVVIAGNASAVDRAIEICKGKGAKRALPLPVSVPSHCDLMKPAAEELAKALDDVKFNDAVIPVVQNVSAAPEQDSDALKDNLLRQLYSPVQWTDSVRYLTEEGVSVAIECGAGKVLAGLAKRIDRNLTTFGIENPDSLQKALDGFSK, encoded by the coding sequence ATGAAATCAGCATTTCTTTTCCCGGGCCAGGGATCGCAATCGGTAGGCATGCTGGCTGAAGCCGCAGAGACATGGCCGATTGTTGCCCAGACATTTTCGGAAGCCTCCGAGGTCCTCGGCTTCGATCTTTGGTCTATTTGTCAGAACGGCCCCGAAGACGAGCTCAACTCCACTGCCGTAACCCAGCCAGCGCTCCTTACCGCGAGTGTCGCTCTCTGGCGCCAGTGGTTCGTAGCTGACGGCCCGCGTCCCGATTTTCTTGCGGGTCACAGCCTTGGCGAATACAGCGCGCTCGTCGCCGCGGAAAGCCTTAACTTCTTCGACGCGGTGAAGCTGGTCCGTCTGCGCGGTGAGCTGATGCAAAACGCGGTGCCTGCCGGTAAAGGACGTATGGCGGCGGTGCTCGGACTCGAAGACGATGTCGTCATCGCGGCCTGCGAAGATGCCGCCGAAGGTGAGGTGGTCGCCGCCGTAAACTTCAACTCCCCGGGGCAAGTGGTGATCGCCGGTAACGCCTCGGCGGTTGATCGGGCCATCGAGATCTGTAAAGGCAAGGGTGCAAAGCGCGCGCTGCCGCTGCCGGTGAGTGTGCCGTCTCATTGCGATCTCATGAAACCAGCGGCGGAAGAACTAGCCAAGGCATTGGACGACGTCAAGTTCAACGATGCTGTCATACCGGTCGTGCAGAATGTCAGTGCTGCGCCGGAACAGGATAGCGATGCGCTTAAGGACAATCTCCTGCGCCAGCTCTATTCGCCGGTCCAGTGGACCGATTCCGTGCGTTACCTGACGGAAGAGGGCGTTTCGGTGGCGATCGAGTGCGGTGCGGGCAAGGTGCTTGCAGGTTTGGCGAAGCGCATCGATCGAAATCTGACTACATTTGGAATTGAGAATCCCGATTCGCTGCAAAAAGCCCTCGATGGATTTTCAAAATAA
- the mltG gene encoding endolytic transglycosylase MltG, giving the protein MLKRLLLVSILGLVLLASGSALWLWQGLQTLKEPVDLPEPVLFDVEQGSAFNWVATKLEREGLVEDALWLKIWGRLNPDRNVIKAGTYEFVPRETPIAMVGKMVRGDTKTWSVQFIEGWRFSELRAALAKQSHLEHLTKELTDEEIMARLGKPEQHPEGRFFPDTYVYTGKETDLDILRRAYQRMEGILTEEWQGRADGLPYETPYEALIMASIVEKETGVPDERGQIAGVFVRRIQKGMRLQTDPTVIYGLGEDYDGNITRKHLRTTTPYNTYRISGLPPTPIALPGRDAIHASLHPQPGTSLYFVARGDGSHVFSETFSEHQKAVREYQLQRRSDYRSSPQAQP; this is encoded by the coding sequence TTGCTTAAACGACTTCTTCTCGTCTCCATTCTCGGGCTCGTCCTGTTGGCCAGTGGCTCAGCGCTCTGGCTGTGGCAGGGGCTTCAGACACTAAAAGAGCCCGTTGACCTGCCAGAACCCGTGTTGTTCGACGTCGAGCAAGGCAGCGCGTTCAACTGGGTGGCTACCAAACTGGAGCGTGAGGGCCTTGTCGAGGATGCGTTGTGGCTGAAGATCTGGGGTCGTCTCAACCCTGATCGCAATGTCATCAAGGCAGGAACCTATGAGTTCGTGCCGCGTGAGACCCCGATAGCGATGGTGGGTAAGATGGTGCGGGGTGATACCAAGACCTGGTCGGTACAGTTCATCGAGGGCTGGCGCTTCAGCGAGCTACGGGCGGCGTTGGCGAAGCAGTCGCACCTCGAACACCTTACCAAAGAGCTTACCGACGAAGAGATCATGGCGCGCCTGGGCAAGCCGGAGCAACACCCGGAAGGACGTTTCTTCCCCGACACCTACGTATATACCGGGAAGGAGACTGACCTGGATATCCTGCGCCGGGCCTACCAGCGTATGGAAGGTATCCTGACCGAAGAATGGCAGGGCCGCGCAGATGGGCTGCCTTACGAGACGCCGTATGAGGCGCTCATCATGGCGTCCATCGTCGAGAAGGAAACGGGCGTTCCCGACGAACGTGGTCAGATAGCCGGCGTTTTTGTCAGGCGGATACAGAAGGGGATGCGGCTACAGACCGATCCGACCGTTATATACGGGTTGGGTGAGGACTATGATGGCAACATCACGCGCAAACACCTGCGCACCACAACGCCGTACAATACCTATCGTATCTCCGGTTTACCGCCCACGCCGATCGCGTTGCCCGGCCGTGATGCGATCCACGCCTCATTGCACCCGCAGCCAGGAACCTCGCTCTATTTCGTCGCCCGCGGCGATGGTTCCCATGTATTCTCCGAGACGTTCAGCGAGCACCAGAAAGCCGTGCGGGAATACCAGTTGCAACGACGCTCCGATTACCGCTCGTCACCGCAGGCTCAACCGTAG
- the fabF gene encoding beta-ketoacyl-ACP synthase II: protein MSGRRVVVTGLGMVSPVGNDVASSWESICAGKSGIGPIDRFDAADFNTRIGGAIKNLDLEQYLSVKDARKMDAFIHYGIAAASQAVADSGLDGEDACDLDRVGIAIGSGIGGLEFIERNVLTLEEKGPRKVSPFFVPASVINMVAGNVAIKFGFKGPNIAITTACTTGTHNIGYAARTIQYGDADVMLAGGSEMATTPTGVAAFGAARALSTRNDEPEKASRPWDKDRDGFVLSDGSGVLVLEELEHARRRGATIYGEVIGFGMSDDAHHITAPSGEGAQRSMRNALRDAGIDLAEIGYINAHGTSTSVGDVAEVDAVKAVFGDHARKLAISSTKSMTGHLLGAAGAVEAIFSLLALRDGILPPTINLDNPEDGCDLDFVPHQSRKADVHAALSNSFGFGGTNGTLIFRRYEN from the coding sequence ATGTCTGGACGACGTGTCGTAGTCACCGGTCTCGGTATGGTGTCTCCCGTAGGAAATGACGTGGCTTCCTCCTGGGAGAGTATCTGTGCCGGCAAGAGCGGTATCGGTCCGATCGATCGGTTCGATGCGGCCGATTTCAATACCCGCATCGGAGGCGCCATCAAGAACCTGGACCTCGAGCAATACCTCAGCGTGAAAGATGCGCGCAAGATGGATGCTTTCATCCACTACGGTATTGCAGCTGCATCCCAGGCGGTGGCGGATAGCGGGCTGGATGGCGAAGATGCCTGTGACCTGGATCGCGTCGGTATCGCGATCGGTTCCGGCATTGGCGGCCTCGAGTTTATCGAAAGGAATGTCCTGACGCTGGAGGAAAAGGGCCCGCGTAAGGTTTCGCCTTTCTTCGTGCCGGCGTCCGTCATCAACATGGTTGCCGGCAATGTGGCCATCAAGTTCGGGTTCAAGGGTCCGAATATCGCGATTACGACGGCCTGCACCACAGGTACCCATAACATCGGCTATGCCGCGCGTACCATCCAGTATGGGGACGCTGACGTGATGCTGGCCGGTGGTTCTGAAATGGCGACCACGCCCACCGGCGTTGCTGCCTTCGGCGCGGCGAGAGCCCTGTCCACCCGTAACGACGAGCCGGAAAAAGCCAGTCGTCCCTGGGACAAGGATCGGGATGGATTTGTTTTGAGCGACGGCTCGGGTGTGCTGGTTCTGGAAGAGCTCGAGCATGCCAGGCGCCGTGGCGCGACGATCTATGGTGAAGTGATCGGGTTCGGCATGAGTGATGATGCCCACCACATTACGGCGCCTTCTGGTGAGGGCGCCCAGCGCTCCATGCGCAATGCGCTGCGGGATGCGGGTATCGATCTGGCGGAGATCGGCTACATCAACGCCCATGGCACCTCCACCTCTGTAGGCGATGTGGCGGAAGTGGACGCGGTGAAAGCGGTTTTCGGCGATCATGCCCGTAAACTGGCGATCTCCAGTACCAAGTCGATGACCGGTCACTTGCTTGGTGCCGCCGGCGCCGTTGAGGCCATCTTCTCGCTGCTGGCACTTCGGGACGGTATCCTGCCGCCGACCATCAACCTGGACAATCCAGAGGATGGCTGCGACCTGGACTTCGTTCCTCACCAATCCCGCAAGGCTGATGTGCATGCGGCCCTTTCCAACTCCTTCGGTTTCGGGGGCACCAACGGCACACTGATCTTCCGCCGCTACGAGAACTGA
- the fabG gene encoding 3-oxoacyl-ACP reductase FabG, which produces MSLEGKVALVTGASRGIGRAIARTLAAKGAEVVGTATTQNGADAITEDFQSRGENGYGLVMDVADAESIDVGLKTIAEKSGAPLILINNAGITRDNLLMRMKEEDWDAVIATNLSSVYRTSKAVLRGMGKARWGRIINISSVVAGMGNPGQVNYCAAKAGVEGMTRSLAKEMANRGITVNSVAPGFIDTDMTKKLDDGQRDAMMSVIPAGRLGEPEEVAAVVAFLASPEAAYITGESINVNGGMFMG; this is translated from the coding sequence ATGTCGCTTGAAGGCAAGGTTGCCCTGGTTACTGGAGCCAGCCGTGGCATCGGACGCGCGATTGCGCGTACCCTGGCTGCTAAAGGCGCCGAGGTTGTCGGTACCGCGACCACCCAGAACGGAGCGGATGCGATCACCGAAGACTTCCAGTCCCGTGGTGAGAACGGTTATGGCCTGGTTATGGACGTTGCCGATGCAGAAAGCATCGACGTCGGTCTCAAGACAATCGCCGAGAAATCCGGTGCTCCTCTGATCCTGATCAACAACGCCGGTATTACACGGGATAACCTGTTGATGCGGATGAAGGAAGAGGACTGGGACGCGGTGATTGCTACCAATCTCAGTTCGGTCTACCGCACCAGCAAGGCAGTCCTTCGTGGTATGGGTAAGGCTCGCTGGGGGCGGATCATCAACATCAGTTCCGTAGTCGCGGGTATGGGCAATCCTGGCCAGGTGAATTACTGTGCCGCCAAGGCCGGCGTGGAAGGTATGACGCGCAGTCTCGCCAAGGAGATGGCCAACCGTGGTATCACCGTGAACAGTGTTGCACCCGGTTTTATCGATACGGATATGACGAAGAAACTGGACGATGGCCAGAGGGACGCTATGATGAGTGTCATTCCTGCGGGCCGTCTGGGGGAACCTGAAGAAGTTGCTGCCGTAGTCGCGTTCCTGGCGTCGCCGGAAGCAGCCTATATTACAGGCGAATCCATTAACGTGAACGGCGGTATGTTCATGGGATAA
- a CDS encoding HAD family hydrolase, with amino-acid sequence MTPKVVIFDWDGTLIDSVDHIADSLHLAATELGFPAREREAYKDIIGLGIIEALQKLYPGLAMDEIHAIREGYGRYFFSKQTTPQSVFPGVEDLLDDLAGAPSHLAVATGKSRRGLVKALESSGLGSRFATTRCADETRSKPDPAMLIEIIEHFGIEPREAVMIGDTIYDMEMAQRIGMPAIGVEWGVHPRARLEAYSPVAVASDMAALRQALYLA; translated from the coding sequence ATGACCCCCAAAGTAGTCATTTTCGATTGGGATGGAACGCTGATCGATTCCGTCGATCACATTGCCGATAGTTTGCACCTGGCGGCCACGGAGCTGGGTTTTCCAGCACGGGAGCGCGAGGCCTACAAGGATATTATCGGCCTGGGCATCATCGAGGCGTTGCAGAAGCTCTATCCTGGATTGGCCATGGATGAGATCCACGCTATCCGCGAAGGTTACGGGCGGTATTTCTTCAGCAAGCAGACCACGCCGCAGAGCGTCTTTCCAGGTGTCGAGGATCTGCTGGACGATCTCGCGGGGGCCCCGTCACATCTGGCGGTGGCCACCGGGAAGAGTCGCCGGGGGCTCGTTAAAGCGCTCGAAAGCAGTGGTTTGGGATCGCGCTTCGCGACAACGCGCTGTGCTGATGAGACGCGGTCCAAGCCGGACCCCGCCATGCTGATCGAGATCATCGAGCACTTCGGTATCGAGCCCCGGGAGGCGGTAATGATCGGCGACACCATCTACGACATGGAAATGGCCCAGCGTATCGGCATGCCGGCCATCGGCGTCGAGTGGGGTGTGCACCCTCGGGCCAGGCTGGAGGCCTATTCGCCTGTGGCCGTTGCCAGCGATATGGCGGCTTTACGTCAGGCGTTGTACCTGGCCTAG
- the rluC gene encoding 23S rRNA pseudouridine(955/2504/2580) synthase RluC has product MPRQAPNRKRTHADTRRPKPTERRRRPEQAAAVKQDAAPKPGVRWVRIDEEGAGQRLDNFLITQLKGVPRSVVYRIVRKGEVRINKKRCKPDSRLAAGDEVRIPPVVQKQKPETPAPSARVRRLVEGAVIFENDQLIVVNKPQGMAVHGGSGLSFGLIEALRAARPDARFLELVHRLDRDTSGLIMVAKKRSALRHLQDEIRGKRVTKLYHTLVAGHWPASRTEIDAPLERFELRSGERMVRVSDAGKVALTRFQVLELFDGYSLVQAFPVTGRTHQIRVHCAFGGHPIAGDDKYMDDVSLKAFRAQGGQRLMLHAYALELVLPDGQQARFEAPYETGFAETLERLRLRRSGG; this is encoded by the coding sequence ATGCCCAGGCAAGCCCCAAACAGAAAACGCACCCACGCCGATACGCGCCGCCCCAAGCCCACCGAACGCCGGCGTAGGCCGGAGCAGGCTGCTGCCGTCAAGCAGGACGCTGCGCCCAAGCCCGGCGTTCGGTGGGTGCGAATCGACGAGGAAGGTGCCGGGCAGCGCCTGGATAACTTCCTCATCACGCAATTGAAGGGCGTTCCTCGCAGTGTAGTCTACCGCATCGTCCGCAAGGGAGAGGTGAGGATCAACAAGAAGCGCTGCAAGCCCGACTCCCGGTTGGCGGCCGGGGATGAGGTGCGCATACCGCCAGTCGTACAGAAGCAAAAGCCGGAGACGCCGGCGCCCAGCGCTCGAGTACGCCGGCTGGTCGAGGGCGCGGTTATTTTCGAGAACGATCAGCTTATCGTCGTCAACAAGCCCCAAGGTATGGCAGTCCATGGTGGCAGCGGGCTCAGTTTCGGCTTGATCGAGGCCTTGCGCGCGGCCCGTCCCGACGCCCGTTTCCTGGAGCTGGTGCATCGGTTGGATCGGGATACGTCCGGGCTGATCATGGTGGCCAAGAAACGTTCGGCCTTGCGTCATCTGCAGGATGAAATTCGCGGCAAACGGGTCACCAAGCTTTACCATACGCTGGTGGCCGGTCACTGGCCTGCCAGCCGTACCGAGATCGACGCGCCGCTCGAACGATTCGAGTTGCGATCCGGCGAGCGCATGGTCCGCGTCTCGGATGCGGGGAAGGTGGCGCTGACGCGCTTCCAGGTGCTGGAGTTGTTCGATGGCTACAGCCTGGTCCAGGCTTTCCCGGTTACCGGGCGCACTCACCAGATTCGTGTTCACTGCGCCTTCGGGGGTCATCCGATCGCTGGCGACGACAAGTATATGGATGATGTCAGTTTGAAAGCGTTTCGGGCCCAGGGCGGCCAGCGGCTAATGTTGCACGCCTATGCCCTGGAGCTGGTGTTGCCTGACGGGCAGCAGGCTCGCTTCGAAGCCCCTTACGAAACCGGATTTGCCGAAACCCTGGAGCGGCTTCGTTTGCGGCGCTCAGGTGGCTGA
- a CDS encoding YceD family protein — translation MSNAELSRTIDPNKLAEQNASLEGVIALRSLSRFADMLLESDGDVSARLQFGMDAERRRIVEGRLEAAVVLECQRCMSPLHTTLTSEFALGLVVGDEQARNLPRDLEPFLIEDFQADLWQMVEDELLLVVPPYPLHERDECPAAETLEAFEEAGDETAEPDSEQRENPFSVLAELKKKKDGH, via the coding sequence ATGTCGAATGCCGAGCTGTCCCGGACCATCGATCCCAACAAACTGGCCGAGCAAAACGCCAGCCTGGAAGGGGTCATCGCATTGCGCTCGCTCTCCCGTTTCGCAGATATGCTGCTCGAGTCGGATGGCGACGTCAGTGCCCGTTTGCAGTTTGGAATGGATGCTGAGCGCCGGCGTATCGTCGAAGGTCGTCTGGAGGCGGCAGTCGTTCTCGAATGCCAGCGCTGCATGTCGCCTTTGCACACGACACTGACCTCCGAATTTGCGTTAGGTCTCGTAGTGGGCGATGAGCAGGCGCGCAATCTACCGAGGGATCTCGAGCCTTTCCTGATCGAGGATTTCCAGGCGGATCTGTGGCAGATGGTCGAGGATGAGCTACTGCTCGTGGTGCCACCTTATCCCTTGCATGAGAGGGATGAGTGTCCCGCCGCGGAGACGTTGGAAGCCTTCGAAGAAGCGGGCGACGAAACAGCAGAGCCTGATTCGGAGCAGCGAGAGAATCCGTTCAGCGTGCTGGCGGAGCTCAAAAAGAAAAAAGACGGTCACTGA
- the acpP gene encoding acyl carrier protein: MSTVEERVKKIVCEQLGVKESEVQSTSSFVEDLGADSLDTVELVMALEEEFETEIPDEEAEKLTSVQDAIDYIVAHT, encoded by the coding sequence ATGAGTACAGTCGAAGAGCGCGTTAAGAAGATTGTTTGCGAACAGCTGGGCGTGAAGGAGTCTGAAGTTCAGAGCACATCTTCTTTCGTAGAGGATCTGGGCGCCGATTCACTGGACACCGTTGAGCTGGTCATGGCCCTCGAAGAGGAGTTCGAGACCGAGATTCCCGACGAAGAAGCTGAAAAGCTCACCAGTGTTCAGGATGCGATCGACTACATTGTCGCGCACACCTGA